Proteins encoded within one genomic window of uncultured Draconibacterium sp.:
- a CDS encoding winged helix-turn-helix domain-containing protein, whose product MGKKAYLEIKESVAELQKLLVKQKSFQAGKRLRSLIEIKSGRFSTRQELADYLCVHKRTLERWINSYKSGGISELLSDKPKVKRSKIITPAIHQGLEQRVNDPHNPFQGYWDAQNWVYQEYGVEIKYQRIREYLIKHFKTKVKSPRKSHIKKDKQAEEAFLKTTKHIPRT is encoded by the coding sequence ATGGGAAAGAAAGCCTATTTGGAGATAAAAGAATCGGTAGCTGAGCTACAAAAACTGTTGGTAAAACAAAAATCATTTCAGGCAGGAAAACGGCTCAGGAGTTTAATTGAAATAAAATCCGGCAGGTTTAGTACCCGTCAAGAACTTGCAGACTATTTATGTGTGCACAAAAGGACTCTTGAAAGATGGATCAATAGTTACAAATCCGGAGGTATTTCAGAGTTGCTATCCGACAAGCCAAAAGTCAAACGATCAAAAATTATTACGCCTGCAATTCATCAAGGTCTTGAGCAAAGAGTCAATGACCCGCATAATCCGTTCCAGGGGTATTGGGATGCCCAGAACTGGGTATATCAGGAATATGGGGTAGAAATAAAATATCAACGTATCCGGGAATACCTGATAAAACATTTCAAAACCAAGGTAAAAAGCCCACGGAAATCACATATTAAGAAAGACAAACAGGCCGAAGAAGCCTTTTTAAAAACTACCAAACACATTCCACGCACTTAG